The region GACTCCAGCTATCGCTGATGCCACCTCAAACATTGATTGTTGGAGCGTATAATTATGCGAAGTTAGAACGAGGACACCTGTAAGATAAGACACCATATAAAGGCCAATAATTATGAAAGCTTCTCTAATGAGAGTGTCATCAAGGTACTTTTTCGTATGCCCTTTCCAGATTTCGACCTGAATAATTGCATCTCTTGGAAGGAGAAATTTTTTCACAGCCAGATAAATTGCTTTTATCAAGACCGTGATTCGGTATTGCTTTATTCCACCTGATGTTGAATCCATGCATCCACCGAGAAGCATCAAAATTGTCAGGACAAACATACCTGTTGGAAAATTTGACCATTTGCTCAGATCAACGGTTGAGAATCCTGTGCCGGTAAGGGCTGATATTACCTGAAATGATGCATGTCTTAAAGCCTGGCTTGTATCGGGAAAGACCTTGTTAATACCAGTGAGCGAAACAATAGTAACCCCAAGAATCGTGAAAAATGCCATCTGTTTGGGTTCATAATTTTTTCTGAGCGCTTTCCAATTTCTGAGCCAGAATACATAATGTATTCCAAATCCTGTTGCTCCAAGCCACATTAAAATCATTATTATAATTTCAATAATTTCACTGTTGTAATAACCAATACTACTGTTTTTTGTGGAAAAGCCTCCTGTAGCAAGAGCAGTTAGTGAATGATTAAAAGCATCAAAAAAGTTCATTCCTGCTATTACGAGTGCTATCATTCCTGCTATTGCATAGGCTGTGTAGGCAATCATTATTATTCTTGCAGAATATCTTATGTTGGGGACAATGTTGTCAATTCTTCCTTCTGCTTGATATAGTCCAAGGCCCGTTGGACCAATTATAGCTCCCATGACAATAATTGCAAATCCTGCGCCGCCGAGAAATTGTGTGATACTCCTCCAGGCGAGAAGTGATTTCGATGTATTTTCAACGTCTGTTATCATTGTAAGTCCAGTAGTTGTCCACCCGCTGGTTGCTTCAAAAATTGCCTGAGACATAGTAAGTGTATTTGAAAGGTAATACGGGAGTGAAGACAAAAATATCACGATAATCCAAGACATAAGGACTATTAAAGCCCCTTCCTTAGATGTTATAGCTTCGGTTTTTTCTCGTTTTGGTATGCGAAAGATATATGCCAGCAGTATAGAGATTGCAGATGCTATAAAAAAAGCATACGCAATTCTGAAAAATTCACCGTAAAAAATAGAAAATATGAGTGGGACCAGGAGAATTACTGAGAAAAAGATAAGTAAGCTGCTGAGGACTCGAAATACTATTGCATAACTTTTTTTTGAATAAATGTTCATTCTTCACTCACCCACTAAGGTCTTTATAACTCGGGTTTGAACTTTCGGTTCGCAGATTATGAAAACGCGGTCTTGAGCTAATAACTCTGTTTCGCCCCTTGGGATAAGTACGTCGTTGTTTCTTAAAATGCCACCAATAATACACTCGTTTGGAAGATCAATCTCTTTCAATTTTTTGTTTACAGAAGGAGAATTATCTGGAATTTCAAGCCTGAGAAAGACCAATTTTCCTTC is a window of Pseudothermotoga elfii DSM 9442 = NBRC 107921 DNA encoding:
- a CDS encoding TrkH family potassium uptake protein; translated protein: MNIYSKKSYAIVFRVLSSLLIFFSVILLVPLIFSIFYGEFFRIAYAFFIASAISILLAYIFRIPKREKTEAITSKEGALIVLMSWIIVIFLSSLPYYLSNTLTMSQAIFEATSGWTTTGLTMITDVENTSKSLLAWRSITQFLGGAGFAIIVMGAIIGPTGLGLYQAEGRIDNIVPNIRYSARIIMIAYTAYAIAGMIALVIAGMNFFDAFNHSLTALATGGFSTKNSSIGYYNSEIIEIIIMILMWLGATGFGIHYVFWLRNWKALRKNYEPKQMAFFTILGVTIVSLTGINKVFPDTSQALRHASFQVISALTGTGFSTVDLSKWSNFPTGMFVLTILMLLGGCMDSTSGGIKQYRITVLIKAIYLAVKKFLLPRDAIIQVEIWKGHTKKYLDDTLIREAFIIIGLYMVSYLTGVLVLTSHNYTLQQSMFEVASAIAGVGLSCGITTPVMPAGALWTLIVEMFLGRLEFLVVIYAIARIIRDLSSRRFCKKTAV